From a region of the Streptacidiphilus albus JL83 genome:
- a CDS encoding enoyl-CoA hydratase/isomerase family protein, with amino-acid sequence MPVNEPLLHRVEDGVCWITLNRPETLNAVTADMREELIVLLDRASADPDVRAVVLTGAGRGFCSGADLRGSAAAGERVAGDVARVLKRGVQRMVAAVLDCEKPVLAAVNGTAAGVGLSLALACDLVLAADTATFVAAFVRRGLVPDGGAAYLLPRLVGPQRAKELLLLGDSVPAAAAERMGLVNRVVPAAELEKTARELALRLAGGPTRALALTKQLVNAALESDRSTAFAAEATAQEINMATVDAWEGVRAFVERRPPGFTGR; translated from the coding sequence GTGCCGGTGAACGAGCCGCTGCTGCACCGGGTCGAGGACGGCGTCTGCTGGATCACCCTGAACCGGCCGGAGACGCTGAACGCCGTCACCGCGGACATGCGCGAGGAGCTGATCGTCCTGCTGGACCGGGCCTCGGCCGACCCGGACGTCCGCGCGGTGGTGCTCACCGGTGCCGGACGGGGCTTCTGCTCCGGCGCCGACCTGCGCGGATCGGCGGCCGCCGGGGAGCGGGTGGCCGGCGACGTCGCCCGGGTGCTGAAGCGCGGCGTCCAGCGGATGGTCGCGGCGGTGCTGGACTGCGAGAAGCCGGTGCTGGCGGCGGTCAACGGCACGGCGGCGGGGGTGGGGCTGTCACTGGCCCTCGCCTGCGACCTGGTGCTGGCGGCCGACACCGCCACCTTCGTCGCCGCCTTCGTCCGGCGCGGCCTGGTCCCCGACGGCGGCGCGGCCTACCTGCTGCCCCGGCTGGTCGGCCCGCAGCGGGCCAAGGAGCTGCTGCTCCTCGGCGACAGCGTGCCGGCCGCGGCGGCGGAGCGGATGGGCCTGGTCAACCGGGTGGTCCCGGCGGCCGAGCTGGAGAAGACCGCCAGGGAGCTGGCCCTGCGGCTGGCCGGGGGCCCGACCCGCGCCCTGGCGCTGACCAAGCAACTGGTCAACGCCGCGCTGGAGTCGGACCGGAGCACCGCCTTCGCGGCCGAGGCGACCGCCCAGGAGATCAACATGGCCACGGTGGACGCCTGGGAGGGCGTGCGGGCCTTCGTCGAACGCCGGCCCCCGGGGTTCACCGGGCGCTAG
- a CDS encoding acetate--CoA ligase family protein: protein MLDAEDDNDVSGRPLHPRPVDLESFFRPATVAVIGASDTPDRPNTGITRQLRAWSERVGARMFPVNPGRSEVDGLPCYPDLAAVPVPGGEPIDLAVVLLADPAAVVPQLVEAKVRFAVAFASGFAETGEAGAEAQRELGRLIAEAPTGLRLLGPNTNLNAFERFREDLTGPAIALITQSGHQGRPLFALQELGVRLSHWAPTGNEADLEVADFVRWFADQPEVGAIAAYIEGLKDGRNFLLAADHAARRGVPVVAVKVGRTSEGARMAASHTGKLTGADDVVDAAFRQFGVIRVDGLDELQDTAALLARARPPLAEGVAVYSISGGTGAHLADLASAAGLALPRLDRAKQDELHQWIPEYLSVANPIDNGGHPVGDWRGRKILDAILADPAVGVLICPITGPFPPMSDRLAADLVAVAESTDKLVCVIWGSPVGTEAAYRETLLGSSRIAVFRTFGNCVRAVAAYLGHHRFTAGYRSPFDEAPRTACAGKAKAQRVLRPGQQLSEVGAKQLLRAYGIRVPREQLVTSAAGAVRAASVVGYPVVLKGSAPEVAHKTELGLVKVGLTSASQVRDAFRELTDNARAAGIARMDGVLVCQMVEAGVEMVLGIGQDDTFGPTVTVGLGGVFVEVLNDTAVRVPPFGCADVRAMLAELRGRPLLDGVRGGPPLDVDALVDVVMRVQRMALELGEDLAELDINPLMVLERGKGVVALDALAVCR, encoded by the coding sequence ATGCTGGACGCGGAGGACGACAACGATGTCAGCGGGCGGCCACTGCACCCCCGCCCGGTCGATCTGGAGTCCTTCTTCCGGCCGGCGACGGTCGCGGTCATCGGCGCCTCGGACACCCCCGACCGGCCCAACACCGGCATCACCCGCCAGCTCCGGGCCTGGTCCGAGCGGGTCGGCGCGCGGATGTTCCCGGTCAACCCCGGCCGGAGCGAGGTCGACGGCCTCCCCTGTTACCCGGACCTCGCCGCGGTCCCGGTGCCCGGGGGCGAGCCGATCGACCTGGCAGTGGTGCTGCTGGCCGACCCGGCCGCCGTGGTCCCGCAGCTGGTGGAGGCCAAGGTCCGGTTCGCGGTGGCCTTCGCCTCCGGCTTCGCCGAGACCGGGGAGGCCGGCGCGGAGGCCCAGCGGGAGCTGGGGCGGCTGATCGCCGAGGCCCCGACCGGGCTGCGGCTGCTCGGCCCGAACACCAACCTCAATGCCTTCGAGCGCTTCCGCGAGGACCTGACCGGCCCCGCCATCGCGCTGATCACCCAGAGCGGCCACCAGGGCCGACCGCTCTTCGCCCTCCAGGAGCTGGGCGTCCGGCTCAGCCACTGGGCCCCCACCGGCAACGAGGCCGACCTCGAAGTCGCCGACTTCGTCCGGTGGTTCGCCGACCAGCCGGAGGTCGGCGCGATCGCCGCCTATATCGAGGGGCTCAAGGACGGGCGGAACTTCCTGCTCGCCGCCGACCACGCCGCCCGCCGGGGGGTGCCGGTGGTGGCGGTCAAGGTCGGCCGCACCAGCGAGGGCGCCCGGATGGCCGCCTCCCACACCGGCAAGCTCACCGGCGCGGACGACGTGGTGGACGCCGCCTTCCGCCAGTTCGGCGTGATCCGGGTCGACGGACTGGACGAACTCCAGGACACCGCGGCGCTGCTGGCCCGGGCCAGGCCGCCGCTGGCGGAGGGCGTGGCGGTCTACTCGATCTCCGGCGGTACCGGGGCGCACCTCGCCGACCTGGCCTCCGCCGCCGGGCTGGCCCTCCCCCGGCTGGACCGGGCCAAGCAGGACGAACTGCACCAGTGGATCCCGGAGTACCTGAGCGTGGCCAACCCGATCGACAACGGCGGCCACCCGGTGGGCGACTGGCGCGGCCGGAAGATCCTGGACGCGATCCTGGCCGACCCCGCCGTGGGCGTGCTGATCTGCCCCATCACCGGGCCCTTCCCACCGATGAGCGACCGGCTGGCGGCCGACCTGGTCGCGGTGGCCGAGAGCACCGACAAGCTGGTCTGCGTGATCTGGGGCTCGCCGGTCGGCACCGAGGCCGCCTACCGGGAGACCCTGCTGGGCTCCTCCCGGATCGCGGTCTTCCGCACCTTCGGCAACTGCGTCCGCGCCGTCGCCGCCTACCTGGGCCACCACCGGTTCACCGCCGGCTACCGCAGCCCCTTCGACGAGGCGCCGCGCACCGCCTGCGCCGGCAAGGCCAAGGCCCAGCGGGTGCTGCGGCCGGGCCAGCAGCTCAGCGAGGTCGGCGCCAAGCAGCTGCTGCGCGCCTACGGCATCCGGGTCCCGCGCGAACAGCTGGTGACCAGCGCGGCCGGCGCGGTCCGGGCGGCGAGCGTGGTCGGCTACCCGGTGGTGCTGAAGGGCTCGGCCCCCGAGGTCGCCCACAAGACCGAACTCGGCCTGGTGAAGGTCGGGCTGACCTCCGCCAGCCAGGTCAGGGACGCCTTCCGGGAGCTGACGGACAACGCCCGCGCGGCCGGGATAGCGCGGATGGACGGGGTGCTGGTCTGCCAGATGGTCGAGGCCGGGGTGGAGATGGTGCTCGGCATCGGCCAGGACGACACCTTCGGCCCGACCGTCACCGTCGGGCTCGGCGGGGTGTTCGTCGAGGTCCTCAACGACACGGCGGTCCGGGTCCCGCCCTTCGGCTGCGCGGACGTCCGGGCCATGCTGGCCGAGCTGCGCGGCCGACCACTGCTGGACGGCGTGCGCGGCGGGCCGCCACTGGACGTGGACGCGCTGGTGGACGTGGTGATGCGGGTCCAGCGGATGGCGCTGGAGCTCGGCGAGGACCTGGCCGAGCTGGACATCAACCCGCTGATGGTGCTGGAGCGCGGCAAGGGCGTGGTCGCCCTGGACGCCCTGGCGGTGTGCCGGTGA
- a CDS encoding DoxX family protein: MQAVHSYGLSAAHWLALLRIGLGLWWLESWRHKDKRGWLQRGTGIDWAKGVAAKHRWPLVRTSFDRVVAPRPRPMAYVVVFAELALGLGLTVGLLTPVALVAGLLLNLLYFVLMIHDWAEQGQNLMMALVSLVALLAMSWQTWSLDAAFHLFGA; encoded by the coding sequence ATGCAGGCCGTGCACAGCTACGGGCTCAGCGCCGCCCACTGGCTCGCGCTGCTCCGGATCGGCCTTGGCCTGTGGTGGCTGGAGAGCTGGCGGCACAAGGACAAGCGCGGCTGGCTGCAGCGCGGCACCGGCATCGACTGGGCCAAGGGCGTCGCCGCCAAGCACCGCTGGCCGCTGGTGCGCACCTCCTTCGACCGGGTGGTCGCCCCGCGGCCCCGGCCGATGGCGTACGTGGTGGTCTTCGCGGAGCTCGCCCTGGGCCTCGGACTGACCGTCGGGCTGCTGACCCCGGTCGCGTTGGTGGCCGGCCTGCTGCTGAACCTCCTCTACTTCGTCCTGATGATCCACGACTGGGCCGAGCAGGGACAGAACCTGATGATGGCTCTGGTCTCGCTGGTCGCCCTGCTGGCGATGAGCTGGCAGACCTGGTCGCTGGACGCCGCCTTCCACCTCTTCGGCGCCTGA
- a CDS encoding Zn-ribbon domain-containing OB-fold protein — protein sequence MPPDPNRPAAPAPAAVAADRPVPDAFTRTYWEAVAEGRLLLRRCADCGEPHHYPREFCPHCWSEAVEWEQASGRATLYAWSEVRLNDLAPFRDRLPYVVAVVELEEGPRMMTTVVDCPVEQLRIGMALLVSFPTLSKDVRTDLLDPVAPVFRRPDRC from the coding sequence ATGCCCCCCGATCCGAACCGCCCCGCCGCACCGGCGCCGGCCGCCGTCGCCGCCGACCGTCCGGTGCCCGACGCCTTCACCCGCACCTACTGGGAGGCCGTCGCCGAGGGGCGGCTGCTGCTGCGCCGCTGTGCCGACTGCGGTGAGCCGCACCACTATCCGCGCGAGTTCTGCCCGCACTGCTGGAGCGAGGCGGTCGAGTGGGAGCAGGCCTCGGGCCGGGCCACCCTCTACGCCTGGTCCGAGGTGCGGCTGAACGACCTGGCGCCGTTCCGGGACCGGCTGCCCTACGTCGTCGCCGTGGTGGAGCTGGAGGAGGGGCCGCGGATGATGACGACGGTCGTCGACTGCCCGGTGGAGCAGCTGCGGATCGGCATGGCATTGCTTGTGAGCTTCCCCACACTTTCGAAGGACGTCCGGACGGACCTCCTTGACCCGGTCGCGCCGGTGTTCCGTCGGCCTGACCGCTGCTGA
- a CDS encoding L,D-transpeptidase family protein: MSSHSRSASSRRSGREQQRQPDAAAGGYGAPAAENGEGYGDGYGAGYTDTYGDRRRPAATATAVPGPSRSQARAAARARSRRRRRVRNGFLGVGSVAALTVMAVAGLLPAHSATTRPSVDAATVPSTPVKAAPTVRAAAPVAEIEQLPGLGPAFLAKVPANADQVLLVTGKAKNANTDTVVLYTRAAAGAPWVAGATWAAHNALDGWTTDHHAGDLHSPIGVFSLTDAGGLNSNPGTRLPYDHSQEFKAPGTGFEGESLADAFNYVVAINYNHVPGTSPLSPQRPMGAGKGGGIWVHVDHGGPTHGCISLPQADMVTLLKSLDPTKHPVIVMGDAASLAA; the protein is encoded by the coding sequence ATGTCGAGCCACTCCCGTTCTGCCAGCTCCCGCCGTTCCGGACGGGAGCAGCAGCGGCAGCCCGACGCTGCCGCCGGGGGCTACGGCGCCCCCGCCGCCGAGAACGGCGAGGGGTACGGCGACGGATACGGAGCGGGCTACACCGACACGTACGGTGACCGCCGGCGACCGGCCGCGACGGCCACCGCGGTGCCGGGCCCCAGCCGCAGCCAGGCCCGGGCCGCCGCCCGTGCCCGCAGCCGCCGCAGGCGCCGGGTCCGCAACGGCTTCCTCGGCGTCGGCTCCGTCGCGGCGCTGACCGTGATGGCCGTGGCCGGTCTGCTGCCTGCGCACAGCGCCACCACCAGGCCGAGCGTCGACGCGGCCACCGTCCCCAGCACCCCGGTGAAGGCGGCCCCGACCGTCCGGGCGGCCGCGCCGGTCGCGGAGATCGAGCAGCTCCCCGGCCTCGGCCCCGCCTTCCTGGCCAAGGTCCCGGCCAATGCCGACCAGGTGCTGCTGGTGACCGGCAAGGCGAAGAACGCCAACACCGACACCGTCGTCCTCTACACCCGGGCCGCCGCGGGCGCCCCCTGGGTCGCGGGGGCCACCTGGGCCGCCCACAACGCCCTCGACGGGTGGACCACCGACCACCACGCGGGCGACCTGCACAGCCCGATCGGGGTCTTCAGCCTCACCGACGCGGGCGGCCTCAACAGCAACCCGGGCACCAGGCTCCCCTACGACCACTCCCAGGAGTTCAAGGCGCCGGGCACCGGCTTCGAGGGCGAGTCGCTGGCGGACGCGTTCAACTACGTGGTGGCGATCAACTACAACCACGTACCCGGGACTTCGCCGCTCTCGCCGCAGCGCCCGATGGGCGCCGGCAAGGGCGGCGGCATCTGGGTCCACGTCGACCACGGGGGCCCGACGCACGGCTGCATAAGCCTTCCGCAGGCGGACATGGTGACCCTGCTGAAGTCGCTCGATCCGACAAAGCACCCGGTCATCGTCATGGGCGACGCCGCGTCGCTCGCCGCCTGA
- a CDS encoding beta-ketoacyl-ACP synthase III, giving the protein MTGSRIVALGHYQPPKVLTNHDLAQLVETDDEWIRSRVGIRTRHIAEGESVADLAFRAAEKAVAASGFDASSIDLVVVATCTAIDRSPNTAAQVAARLGIAAPAAYDINTVCSGFSYALATADHAIRAGAATRALVIGAEKMTDVLDWTDRTTCVIFGDGAGAAVIEGVGEGEEPGIYPVVWGSDPSKGDAVRIDGWDPTISQAGQTVFRWATTQIAPLALRACEKAGIQPSELGGFVPHQANLRIIDAIAAKIGAPNAVVARDVVDSGNTSAASIPLALSKLVERGELRSGAAVLLLGFGGGLAYAGQVVRCP; this is encoded by the coding sequence ATGACTGGTTCCCGCATCGTCGCGCTCGGCCACTACCAGCCGCCCAAGGTGCTCACCAACCACGACCTGGCGCAGCTGGTCGAGACCGACGACGAGTGGATCCGCAGCCGGGTCGGCATCCGTACCCGGCACATCGCCGAGGGCGAGAGCGTCGCCGACCTGGCCTTCCGCGCGGCCGAGAAGGCCGTCGCGGCCAGTGGCTTCGACGCGTCCTCGATCGACCTGGTCGTCGTCGCCACCTGCACCGCGATCGACCGGAGCCCCAACACCGCCGCGCAGGTCGCCGCGCGGCTCGGCATCGCCGCCCCGGCCGCCTACGACATCAACACCGTCTGCTCGGGCTTCTCCTACGCCCTGGCCACCGCCGACCACGCGATCCGCGCCGGTGCGGCGACCCGGGCCCTGGTCATCGGCGCGGAGAAGATGACCGACGTCCTGGACTGGACCGACCGCACCACCTGCGTGATCTTCGGCGACGGCGCCGGCGCGGCCGTGATCGAAGGGGTCGGCGAGGGCGAGGAGCCCGGTATCTACCCGGTGGTCTGGGGCTCGGATCCGTCCAAGGGCGACGCCGTCCGGATCGACGGCTGGGACCCGACCATCAGCCAGGCGGGCCAGACCGTCTTCCGCTGGGCCACCACCCAGATCGCCCCACTCGCGCTGCGGGCCTGCGAGAAGGCCGGGATCCAGCCCTCCGAGCTCGGCGGCTTCGTCCCGCACCAGGCCAATCTGCGCATCATCGACGCCATCGCGGCCAAGATCGGCGCCCCGAACGCGGTCGTCGCCCGCGACGTCGTGGACTCGGGCAACACCTCGGCCGCGTCCATCCCGCTGGCGCTCTCCAAGCTGGTGGAACGCGGTGAGCTGCGCTCCGGCGCGGCGGTACTGCTGCTCGGCTTCGGCGGCGGCCTCGCCTACGCCGGCCAGGTCGTCCGCTGCCCGTAG